The DNA region AAAACAGGCTTGGGTCTCAGTTTATAGAGCTTCATTTACGAACTACGCCGACGAATGCCGGCCCGCACATTATTCATTGCCATATTGGTGAAGGAATGGCGTGCGCCGCGTGCACGTGCAACGGCGCCGGCGCCCACCACGGTGGACCGACCGGCCGGCCGGTACCGCCCCGGCGGCTCAGCGATCGACCGCCCCAACGACGTGACCACCGTCGATGCCTGTCGCCGGGGAACGGCCCCGCCCGCTCGTGAACCGGACCGAGACTCAGCCGGGGCGAGGCATGGCGGGACACGACGCCAGTGAGAGCCGCCGAACGCATTTGATCAACCACCGGCCCACCCTTTGCCACCGTGGCCGCTGAATGCATTCCGGCGAAATAGCCGATCGTCCCGCGGCTTTTTTCCAGCCACAATTGACGTGCTCGATAAATAATGGCTCGCGGCCCGCTGGGCTACCGAAAGTGGTCTGCACAGCCTCGATTCGGCGCTCCGGACAATCTTTCCGTCCGCGCACATCGTCACCAGCACCGCGAGCGCAGCCCGCAAACATGCTCGGGGTCAAGCGGATTGCACCTCACCGGGGCAGACCGAACCGCACCGCATCGATTCGGTAGCGATCCACCCACTCCCGGGAGCGCTCGTCGGCCTGGCGCTGCAGCGCGGGCCCGGGCGGCGGCACCGGATCCAGTGCCAAGGCTTTCAGAATCGTGCCGGCAACCTGAGAAAGGTTGCGGGCCAACAGCGGATACGGCACGTCAATGGGGTTGATGCCCTCTTCGGCGAACCACCGGCGCCACCCGTCGTCCTGGGCGCGCAGGGTCGCCACCAGGTGCCCGATGGCGCCGGCGTGATACTGCGCCCGGGCATCTCGGCACGGCTCGGGGGTGCCACGCCAGACCCGGGTCTGCAATGCGCGCCAGAACGACACTGCCTGTGCCACCACGTCGGGACGGTGCACATAGATGTACAGCGGCTCCTCGCCGACGACATCGCGGATTGCCGAACGCAATCCGTCGCCGCTGCGGTCTGGGAGGTTCTTGGCGCGGCTGAGCAGCACTGATGTCTGATTCCACATCAACTTGCCGCCCCAGACCCCGTTCGGCGTGCGACCGACGGTGCGGATGTAATCGCGCCAGGTGCGGGCCGAGGCGAGGTCCGGAGTGCCGGGGTCGAACGGGTCCAGCAGACGCGTGATCGACGGATCCTCCACCCCCGCGAACCACTCGGAGGGTTGCGGCGCCTGGCTGGTGGCGGGCAGGAACTGAAAGAACTCCGCGGGTTGACCCGCCATCCCGGTCGAGCGCAGCGACTCCACCAGCAAGGTGCTCCCGCTGCGCTGGGAGGCCAGTACGAGGTAGGCCGCGGGACTAGCTGACACTGGCCGAACCCGAACCCGAACCCGACACTGCGGCGTCGTGCCGCTTCCCGCGCGACAGCCGATGCTGTCGAAAACCATTCAGTAGCAACGCAAATCCTCGTTGAGTGCCAATACCTTCCGCACCGCGAACCGGTGGCAGTAGGGCAGCCCCGCAGGTGACGGCCTACGCAGCCTAAGGCAACCCGCGGCCCGCGGCGGGGCGCTCGGCGGGATTTCTCAGTGGGCACCTAAGGTAAACGCCGGGAACAACCGTCCCGCCGACGGAGCGCGAGTAGTACGGTCGTTACCCATGTGGACGGCCGTGGTGGTGATGGCGGTCGCGGTGATCTTCGAGCCGATCCGGATCGGCTTGGGTGTCCTGATGCTCAACAGGCCGCGGCCGCTGCTGCAACTCGCGGTGTTCCTGTGCGGCGGGTTCGCCATGGGCATCGGCGTCGGCCTGGCGGTCCTGTTCCTGCTGCGCACCACCCCCCTCGCCGGCACCGATACCGTCTCGGTTGCGGGTGTGCAGATCGCCGTCGGTATCGCGGTGCTGTTGGTTGCGGCCTGGATCGCGGTGGCCCGGGTCCGGCCCGCGCCGGTCCCCCAGCCGGCAATTGCCTTGGCAGGTAACGGTACTGGCCCAGCCCCTGTAGCTGCTGTCGCCGCAAACGACCGTTCGGTGCGGGGCTGGGTCCGGCGAACGCTCACCGGGGATTCGCTGTGGGTGGCGTGGGTCGCCGGGATGGGCACCGCACTGCCGTCGGCGAACTATCTCGGTGCCATGGCCGTGATCCTGGCCTCCGACGCCGCTGCCCCGGCCCAGGCGCTGGCACTGGTGCTCTTCAACGTCGTTGCCTTCACGCTGGTCGAGCTTCCCCTGCTGAGTTATCTGGTGGCCCCGCAACGAACCCTGGGTGTCATGGCCGCACTGCACACCTGGCTTGCGACGCGCCCGAGGCGGGACATCGCGTTGTTGGTCGCCGCAAGCGGTTGTGTGGTGCTGGTGCTGGGACTGGCCCAGCTGTGACCGGGCACCGTCGGCGAATCGCGACCAAAGCCTCGATTGACGCGGCCGGACGCGCTAGGCTACGGGGATCTCTTGCCGCGTTTCGGGATCGGCACGGCAAGACCATCGCAGGAGGAACCTGACCATGAGCAGACTATTCGCGGCGATGGTGGCTGCGGGAATGGTGGGATCCGCAACGTTCCTGGGCGGTGCCTACGCCTCCGCGGAGACGGCCGTGATCGTCCCGGGCACCGCGCCGTCGCCGTATCCGGCGTTGCGCGCGTTGTACCACTTCGACCCGGCCAGCCGCGTCGCGATCGGCGAGAACTATTACGACAGCGCCGGCGCGCCGCGGCAGGTGGTCCCGTATCCGGGCAGCCTCTGGCCGCTGACGGGCAAAGACTCTCCGACACTGGGCAACTCGGTGGCCGTCGGCACCGACAACCTAGGTGCGACCATTCGCGACACCGAGGGACCCGTTGCGGTGACGGGACTTTCGCAGGGCGTGCTGGCGTTGAACGCCGAGCAGGCCCGGCTCGCCCACGATCCCAGCGCACCGCCGCCCGGCGACCTCACCTTCATCAAGGCCGGCAACCCCGACCGTCTTTTCACCAAGTATTTCCGGCCCGGCACCCGCCTGCCGGGGCTGGACTACACCGTTCCCGGCGCTGTCGAAAGTCAGTACGACACCGTCGAAATCGTGGGTCAGTACGACATCTTCAGCGATCCATTGGACCGACCGGGCAACCTGGTGGCGTTGGCCAATGCGCTGGCCGCCGGCGGCACCAACCACACCGCGACGGCGTTCTCCGACCCGGCACAGATCGCACCCGAGAACGTCCGGGTCACCACGAACAGCCGGGGCGCCACGACCACCACCTATTTCCTCCCGGCCGAGGAGTTACCGCTGGTGCAGTTGCTGCGCGACGCCGGGATCTCCGGTCCCATGGCAGACGAGATGGAACAGGTGCTGCGCCCCGTCGTGGCGCGCGCCTACGGTCCCGCGCCGGCACCGGTGCGGCCGGCCCTCCGGTTGCCGGCACTGGCGCACGGGTTGCCCAACCTCGCTCCGGTCACCATCCCGATCAACGCCACCACCAACGTCGTTTCCGCGGTGAACACCGCGCGGGTGGTGAACCAGATTCGCCAGGCCCTGCCGAAGAAGAACAAGAATCCACTGCCCAAGATCGGCATACTTCCCAAGGGCAAGAACAAGAAGCGTTGAGGGGTTTCCGCGCGCTCAAAGGAAGTTCGGGCTCTGCCGGGAGGGCCACCAGTTCGCCTTGCCGATCAAGGTGGCGGCCGCCGGCACCGTGATGGTCCGCACCACGAAGGTGTCCAGCAGCAGGCCCACCCCGACGACGAAGCCCGACTGCACCATGGTGCTGATGCTGCTGAACAGCAGCCCGAACATGGTGGCCGCGAAGATCAACCCGGCCGCCGTGATCACGCCGCCGGTAGAGCCGACAGTGCGAATGACGCCGAGCCGCAAGCCCACCACGGACTCCTCCCGGATCCTGGAGATCAGCAACATGTTGTAGTCGGCACCCACCGCGACCAGGATGATGAAGGTCAATCCCGGTACGCTCCAATGCATCTCCTGGCCGAGCAGGAACTGGAACACCACCGCCCCGATCCCCAGCGCGGACAGGTAGGACAGCACCACCGAGAGAATCAGATAGATCGGCGCCACGATCGCGCGCAGCAGCACCACCAGGATCAGCAGCACCACCAGGATGGTGACCAGCACGATCAGCCGGATGTCGCCGTTGTAGAAGTCCCGCGTGTCACGCAGCACAACGGGGTAGCCCACCACCGACACCGACGCCTCGGCCAACGTGGTGTTCGGCTGCGCGCCCTGCGCGGTGCGGACAATGTCATTCACCTGATCCATCGCACCGGTGCTGAACGGGTTGAGTTCGGTCTGCACCAGATAGCGCACGGCGTGGCCGTCGGGCGAGATGAACAGTTGCGCGGCCTTTTTGAACTCCTCGACGCCGAAGGTCTGCGGTGGCACGTAGAACCCGGCCATCGCCGGCGTCGACGCATCCTGCTTGAGCGCCAACAGGAACTGTGAGGCCTCCGCGAGTCCCCCGCTCATCTGCAGGGTCTCCCCCACGAGTCGGTCGACCCCGTCGGCGACCTGGCGGCTGGCCTCGGCCAGGGTGTTTGCGCCCTGCTGGAACCCGTTGAGGCGAGCCTGGAGCCCGTCGGGATTGTCGGCCCCCAGCGACCGCATCGCACTGGAGGCCAGTTCCACCGCGCGCCGCAGGCTGCGCGTGGTGTCGGCCAGGGTGTTCGTGGCCTGGGTGTCCTGAAGCTGCCGGGCCAGGTCGGCCAGCCGATCGAAGGTGCCGTCCTTGCTGGCTTTGTCCAGCCGTGCCAGTTGGATTCGCGCATTGGCGCACCCCACGTCGAGGTCGCACACCGGGCTGGCGTTCAGCGCCCCGAGCACCGGGGCGATCCAATCGAAACTGTTCTTCAGATTGGTGAGGTTCACCCCGATCGCGTCACCGAGCGCGCGCATGTCACCGACGAGTTTCACCGCGTTGTCGATGTCTTTCAGGGCCTTGTTGCCGCCCACCGCACCCTGGACGTTCGACAACACCCCGACCAGCGTGCGCGCCTTGCCGATCGCGGTGCCGATCTGACCCCGCACGTCGCCGAGACTGTCGGCCAACTCGTCGGCGCCCGAACGCAGCTTGCCCAAATCGCCCGAGTTCTGGTCGATCTGCGCCGAGCCGTCCTTGAGCTGCTTGCCGACCTCGCCGGCCTGATAGGCCACCCGGGCCTGCTCCAGCGGTTCACCGGTGGGACGGGTGATGCCGCGCACCATCGCCACCCCGGGCAACTGGCTGATCCGCTGGGCCAGCTGTTCGAGGTCCGCCAACGCCTGCGGAGACCGCAGATCGTGCGGCGACTGGATCACCAGGTATTCGGGGATGATCGAGTTGAGCGGAAAGTGTTGCTCCAGCGCGGTGTATCCCTGGGAGCTCTGTGCCCACGCCGGCAGCGCCTTGCGGTCGTCGTAGTTGTAGCTGGCCAGCGACATACACCCGGCCAGGATCGCCAGCACCAGCAGGCTGGCCACCAGATGGGTGCGCGGACGCCGCACGATGCGGATGCCCGAACGTCGCCAGAACCGGGTTGTCAGGTCCTTGCGCGGGGCTATCCAGCCGCGGCGTCCGACCAGGACCATGACGGCCGGCAGCAGCGTCACGGCCGCCAGGAAGGCGATCGCGATGGCGATGGCCAGCGCCGGACCCACCGATGCGAACAGCCCGAGCCGGGTGAAGGACATCCCCAGGAATGTCACCGCCACCGTGGCGGCCGACGCGGCGATCACCTTGCCGATCGATCCCAACGCGAGCCGCACGGCGACGTCCGAGTCGTATCCCGTCCTGAGGAAGTCGTGATAGCGGCTGATCACAAAGACCGCATAGTCGGTACCCGCGCCGACCATCATGCCGCTCATGAACACGATGGTCTGGTTCGCGATACCCAGGCCCAGTTGTGCCACCCCGGCCACCGCCGGTTGGGCCACGACGATGGCGATCCCGATCGAGACCAACGGTAGGAACATGGTCACCGGGTTGCGATAGATCAGCAGCAGGATCAGCAGCACCAAGACGGTGATGGCCGCTTCGATGACGAACAGGTCGTGCTCGCCGACGACGTTGAGATCGGCGACGGTGGCCGCCGGCCCGGTCAGATACGCCGTGAGCGTGGACCCCCCGACGGTCTCTTCGACGATGTCGGAAACCCGGGTAAAGGCCTCCTTGGACCGCGGCGTCCCCAGGCCCCCTTCGAGGTTGATCGGTAGCAACCAGGCTCTGTCGTCCTGACTGGTCATGGCGTCTCGAAGCGCCGGTGCGCTCAGGAAGTCCTGCAACTTGGCGTCCTGGGACATCTGGTCCCGCAGCGTTTCCACCAGGGCGCGGTAGGTCGCCTCGTCGGCACGTCCGAGCCCGTCGTCGTTGACCAGCACCACGACGACGAAGCTGTCGGTGCCGGACTGCTGAAAGGCATCCAGCATGGCCTTGCTGGCCGCCATCGCGGGCGCATCCGACGGCAGGATGGCCACCGGATGTTCTTCGGCCATCTGTTTGAGGGTCGGCATGGTCATCGGAAGGACCACCGCGAGCGCGATCCACAGCGCAATCACCACCCACGGCCACCGCACCGTGAACGCACCCAGGCGGCCGAAGACGCCCGTGGTCTCGGCAGCGTCAGCGGTGCCTGCTGCCGTGGCTGTTGTCGTGACTTTTTCCGTAGGCACCCGTCACCGCCTGAAACACTGGGACTTCAACGTAATGCGCGGACCAACCGCGGTGTGGTCACTTCCTTCCGACGGGTTCTGCTAGTGCGGACCCGCGCCGTTCGGTGACGCGGTCACAGACTGCCTTCAGGGCTTCGGCATAGCGCTGTACCGACGCCCGGGCCACGGGGTTCTTCGGGAAGACCACCGTGGCGATGGTCTCCCCGTACCGGCCCACCAGGGTGCTCAGCGGGTAGGTGACCCGGCCGTCGCTGTAGGTCGCGATCTTCACGCCGTCCATCAGGTTGGTCAGCAGCGGCGCCAGCGGACCCGAACTCGCGTCGAAGAAGTTGAGCATCGGGAACAGCGGGGGTGGCGGGCTCAGCCAGGGCGCCAGCTCGACGACGCGCTCGAACGGAACATTGGCCAACGCCTTACCCGAGTCGAAG from Mycolicibacterium sp. MU0053 includes:
- the stf0 gene encoding trehalose 2-sulfotransferase, translated to MSASPAAYLVLASQRSGSTLLVESLRSTGMAGQPAEFFQFLPATSQAPQPSEWFAGVEDPSITRLLDPFDPGTPDLASARTWRDYIRTVGRTPNGVWGGKLMWNQTSVLLSRAKNLPDRSGDGLRSAIRDVVGEEPLYIYVHRPDVVAQAVSFWRALQTRVWRGTPEPCRDARAQYHAGAIGHLVATLRAQDDGWRRWFAEEGINPIDVPYPLLARNLSQVAGTILKALALDPVPPPGPALQRQADERSREWVDRYRIDAVRFGLPR
- a CDS encoding GAP family protein, giving the protein MWTAVVVMAVAVIFEPIRIGLGVLMLNRPRPLLQLAVFLCGGFAMGIGVGLAVLFLLRTTPLAGTDTVSVAGVQIAVGIAVLLVAAWIAVARVRPAPVPQPAIALAGNGTGPAPVAAVAANDRSVRGWVRRTLTGDSLWVAWVAGMGTALPSANYLGAMAVILASDAAAPAQALALVLFNVVAFTLVELPLLSYLVAPQRTLGVMAALHTWLATRPRRDIALLVAASGCVVLVLGLAQL
- a CDS encoding PE-PPE domain-containing protein produces the protein MSRLFAAMVAAGMVGSATFLGGAYASAETAVIVPGTAPSPYPALRALYHFDPASRVAIGENYYDSAGAPRQVVPYPGSLWPLTGKDSPTLGNSVAVGTDNLGATIRDTEGPVAVTGLSQGVLALNAEQARLAHDPSAPPPGDLTFIKAGNPDRLFTKYFRPGTRLPGLDYTVPGAVESQYDTVEIVGQYDIFSDPLDRPGNLVALANALAAGGTNHTATAFSDPAQIAPENVRVTTNSRGATTTTYFLPAEELPLVQLLRDAGISGPMADEMEQVLRPVVARAYGPAPAPVRPALRLPALAHGLPNLAPVTIPINATTNVVSAVNTARVVNQIRQALPKKNKNPLPKIGILPKGKNKKR
- a CDS encoding RND family transporter; this encodes MRWPWVVIALWIALAVVLPMTMPTLKQMAEEHPVAILPSDAPAMAASKAMLDAFQQSGTDSFVVVVLVNDDGLGRADEATYRALVETLRDQMSQDAKLQDFLSAPALRDAMTSQDDRAWLLPINLEGGLGTPRSKEAFTRVSDIVEETVGGSTLTAYLTGPAATVADLNVVGEHDLFVIEAAITVLVLLILLLIYRNPVTMFLPLVSIGIAIVVAQPAVAGVAQLGLGIANQTIVFMSGMMVGAGTDYAVFVISRYHDFLRTGYDSDVAVRLALGSIGKVIAASAATVAVTFLGMSFTRLGLFASVGPALAIAIAIAFLAAVTLLPAVMVLVGRRGWIAPRKDLTTRFWRRSGIRIVRRPRTHLVASLLVLAILAGCMSLASYNYDDRKALPAWAQSSQGYTALEQHFPLNSIIPEYLVIQSPHDLRSPQALADLEQLAQRISQLPGVAMVRGITRPTGEPLEQARVAYQAGEVGKQLKDGSAQIDQNSGDLGKLRSGADELADSLGDVRGQIGTAIGKARTLVGVLSNVQGAVGGNKALKDIDNAVKLVGDMRALGDAIGVNLTNLKNSFDWIAPVLGALNASPVCDLDVGCANARIQLARLDKASKDGTFDRLADLARQLQDTQATNTLADTTRSLRRAVELASSAMRSLGADNPDGLQARLNGFQQGANTLAEASRQVADGVDRLVGETLQMSGGLAEASQFLLALKQDASTPAMAGFYVPPQTFGVEEFKKAAQLFISPDGHAVRYLVQTELNPFSTGAMDQVNDIVRTAQGAQPNTTLAEASVSVVGYPVVLRDTRDFYNGDIRLIVLVTILVVLLILVVLLRAIVAPIYLILSVVLSYLSALGIGAVVFQFLLGQEMHWSVPGLTFIILVAVGADYNMLLISRIREESVVGLRLGVIRTVGSTGGVITAAGLIFAATMFGLLFSSISTMVQSGFVVGVGLLLDTFVVRTITVPAAATLIGKANWWPSRQSPNFL